In a genomic window of Gemmatimonadota bacterium:
- a CDS encoding PaaI family thioesterase — protein MPKVTVAELQDFIDGVPFVHDLGLRIVEVEDGVCRGRLPYQPRFAQSYNLVHGGVTASLADTMAYMAHATLNGITRDTVTTNLTVTYLYAASEEALNAEARVIKNGRKVLYGEVVITNDAGTRVAHATVTYLRLDYQPRG, from the coding sequence ATGCCCAAGGTAACCGTAGCCGAATTGCAGGACTTCATAGATGGCGTGCCCTTTGTCCATGATCTCGGACTGCGGATCGTCGAGGTGGAGGACGGGGTCTGCCGCGGCCGGCTGCCGTATCAGCCCAGGTTCGCCCAGTCCTACAACCTCGTGCACGGCGGGGTGACAGCCTCCCTGGCCGATACCATGGCGTACATGGCCCACGCCACGCTGAACGGGATCACGCGGGACACGGTGACCACCAACCTGACGGTCACCTACCTCTATGCCGCCAGCGAGGAAGCCCTCAACGCCGAGGCCCGGGTCATCAAGAATGGCCGCAAGGTCCTTTACGGCGAGGTGGTGATCACCAACGACGCCGGTACCCGGGTCGCCCACGCCACGGTCACCTATCTCAGGCTGGACTACCAACCGCGGGGGTAG
- a CDS encoding radical SAM protein, which yields MATSIREITCRTILTRTGGFLEGYTHTLQPYVGCVYRCPYCYVQALPVHLYHGGAWGDYVDVKINAPERLEAEMARLKKRDRPVRVFLSSATDPYQGAESKYRITRQCLEVFAGLQPDRLVVQTRSPMVRRDFDVLKRIEGVELNLTLETHDETVRRNLTPHAPSVASRIKTLDAAMETGLPVRVTISPMLPNDPDTFVETLRDRCHSVVVDTYFDGDGSGGMRTERLQVREMYERFGYGEWYRLGAHRALVDALTASLGAERVAYSKEGFNRPARTVRAAGRFI from the coding sequence ATGGCAACCAGTATTCGTGAAATAACCTGCAGGACGATCCTGACGCGCACGGGCGGGTTCCTGGAAGGCTACACCCATACCCTGCAGCCCTATGTCGGCTGCGTGTACCGGTGCCCCTACTGCTACGTGCAGGCCCTGCCCGTCCACCTCTACCACGGCGGGGCGTGGGGCGACTACGTGGACGTCAAGATTAACGCGCCCGAACGGCTCGAGGCCGAGATGGCCCGTCTGAAGAAGCGGGACAGGCCGGTGCGGGTGTTCCTGAGTTCCGCCACGGACCCCTACCAGGGCGCCGAGTCGAAATACCGGATCACGCGCCAGTGCCTGGAGGTCTTCGCCGGCCTGCAACCGGACCGGCTGGTCGTGCAGACCCGCAGCCCCATGGTCCGTCGGGACTTCGACGTGCTGAAGCGCATCGAAGGGGTCGAATTGAACCTGACGCTCGAAACCCACGACGAGACCGTCCGCCGCAATCTAACGCCCCACGCCCCTTCCGTGGCCTCCCGGATCAAGACCCTCGACGCCGCCATGGAAACCGGCCTTCCGGTCCGCGTCACGATCAGTCCCATGCTGCCCAACGACCCGGACACCTTCGTGGAAACGCTCCGGGACCGCTGCCACTCCGTGGTCGTGGATACCTATTTCGACGGGGACGGATCGGGCGGCATGCGGACCGAACGCCTCCAGGTTCGGGAGATGTACGAGCGGTTCGGTTACGGGGAGTGGTACCGGCTCGGCGCCCATCGCGCCCTGGTGGACGCGCTGACGGCTTCCCTCGGCGCCGAACGCGTTGCGTACAGCAAGGAAGGGTTCAACCGGCCGGCCCGCACTGTCCGGGCCGCCGGCCGATTCATATAG